TCTTGTATGCGCGTGGTCAATGCTTATGTCGATGCTTCTAGTCATGTGCAAGCAATCAGCATTGGTCATCCAATTTTGGAAGATGTAACTCCAGAGTTAGTAGGGAATTATGTAGCAATTATCAGTGAAGAAAATGAGCCACTTTCTGAGTTATGTTGTCAGTTTCTAGAATCTATTCAATTCAAAGGGATTGCTGATATTGATTTGAAATATGATGAACGAGATCAACAATATAAAATTTTTGAAGTGAACTTACGTTTAGGGCGTAGTAGCTACTATACAACAATGGCAGGAAGTCATTTAATTCAACAAATTATTGCTGATTTAATTTTTGACGAACAACCAAAAGAAGTATTGAAAAATACAAAAGAAATTTTGTGGTTGGGCGTTCCTGAAAAAGTTGCTCTAGAATATATCGAAGATCCACATTGGAAAGCAGAGGCAAAACGTTTAATCGATGCGAAACAATACGGATTTACCCTTTATTTTGACCAAGATAGTGTCTTACGTAAAAGAGGAATAAAGAAATATTATAATTCTTATATTGAACGTTATCAAAAATGGTTCAAACGTAAAGGAGATGTATAGGATGCCAAAACTAGATTTATCAAATCCAGTAGAAGTAGAACGTTTTCAACAATTTACAAAGAATGCGGAATTTGGGAAAATCACTCAATCCATTCCTTGGTCTAAAGTAAAAAAAGCCTGGGAACCTTTATACATCTATTTAGAGGATGAAGCAGGTAATATTACTGCTAGTTTATCTATTTTAATGGTAAATAATGCAGTAGGGAAAAAGATTGCCTATGCCACAAAAGGTCCAGTTTGTGCAGAATTAAATCCAAAACAATTAAAAGCTTTGTTTGACGAAGCAGAAAAATATTTACCTGTTGATGAAATTTTTATGTTACGCTGTGATCCAGAAGTATTGTATTCTGAAGAGTTAGAAAAAGAATTAGAAGCAGAAGGGTTTACCGTACGCAGTCGAAAAGTAGATCCACATAGTACGATTCAGCCTCGATTGAATATGGTTTTACAATTAAAAGGAAAAACAGAGGATGAATTATTAGCTAGCTTCCATTCTAAAACGAGATATAATATTCGTTATTCTATTCGTAAAGGGGTGCAATGTGCGCGTGCTCACTCCAAAGAAGCGGTAGATGCCTTTTATGAAACTCATAAAATTATGGCAGAGCGCCAAGGCATTACTTATCGTCCAAAAGAGTATTTCCTAGATTTATTAGAAGCTTTTGATGAAGATGAACTACAAATTTTCTTAACTCATGATGAAGAGGAAATTTTATCTGGAGCGGTAGCGATTAATTATGGCGACCGTGTTTGGTATATGTATGGTGGTTCTACAAACCAAAAACGTAATTTAATGCCTAATTATTTGATGCAGTGGGAAATGATCCGTTGGGGATTGGATACGAATAAATCTTATTATGATTTTGGTGGTATTTTTGAAGAAGATTTAGAAGATGGGCTATATCGTTTCAAAAATTCTTTCACCAATGGTGTAACCGAATATATTGGAGAAATCGATCGTATTTATGACCAAGAAAAATACGACGCCTTTAATCAATAAAATAAATACAAAAAACTCTCGAAGTGTTTCCTTCGAGAGTTTTTATTTTATAAAGAATGATCAATTTTTTCTTGGATCATTTGAGCAGTTTTTGCTAATTCTTCTTTTTCTTTTTGAGATAAAGGAAGTTCAATCGTATCTACAATGCCCTTAGCACCAATAATTGCTGGGTATCCAATATAAGTTTCTTCTTCGTTAAATGGAGTAGAAACGACAAGTAATTGATGCGCATCATTAAAAATAGCATTGACAATTTCCACGGCACAACTAGCAATTCCGTATGAAGTATATCCTTTTCCTTCAACAATCGTCCAAGCACCATTACGAGTTTTTTCTTCTAATTCTTTTGTTTCAGCTTCAGAAATAGAAAATGGAAGATGATTTACTTGAACGGTAGACCAAGCAATAAATTGAGAATCTCCATGTTCACCCAATACATAGCCACTAATATTATTGCTAGCAACGTTGTAATGTTGAGCTAAGGCACGTTTCATACG
The nucleotide sequence above comes from Catellicoccus marimammalium M35/04/3. Encoded proteins:
- a CDS encoding lipid II:glycine glycyltransferase FemX, with product MPKLDLSNPVEVERFQQFTKNAEFGKITQSIPWSKVKKAWEPLYIYLEDEAGNITASLSILMVNNAVGKKIAYATKGPVCAELNPKQLKALFDEAEKYLPVDEIFMLRCDPEVLYSEELEKELEAEGFTVRSRKVDPHSTIQPRLNMVLQLKGKTEDELLASFHSKTRYNIRYSIRKGVQCARAHSKEAVDAFYETHKIMAERQGITYRPKEYFLDLLEAFDEDELQIFLTHDEEEILSGAVAINYGDRVWYMYGGSTNQKRNLMPNYLMQWEMIRWGLDTNKSYYDFGGIFEEDLEDGLYRFKNSFTNGVTEYIGEIDRIYDQEKYDAFNQ
- a CDS encoding L-lactate dehydrogenase encodes the protein MRKVGIIGLGHVGVTVAYTLITKGIVDELVCIDTDEKKAKAEFYDFSDALAILPNQPHIIMNSYEALADADIIITAFGDIRLSVEGNDRFGELSLNAKNAKEVGQKLKAIQFDGILLNISNPCDVICALLQHYTGLPKERVLGTGTSLDTARMKRALAQHYNVASNNISGYVLGEHGDSQFIAWSTVQVNHLPFSISEAETKELEEKTRNGAWTIVEGKGYTSYGIASCAVEIVNAIFNDAHQLLVVSTPFNEEETYIGYPAIIGAKGIVDTIELPLSQKEKEELAKTAQMIQEKIDHSL